Proteins encoded together in one Penicillium digitatum chromosome 1, complete sequence window:
- a CDS encoding nuclear transport factor 2 family protein yields MPSMHERIPPAIWKLSNPEACFLFPQMRIITLEDEDVFKKAVRPPFHRFDAYQFEEVRVIIVDLMAGVVTYKVRAVRGKKEYTASGSTTWSQGSDGEWTLACHQETLM; encoded by the exons ATGCCTTCCATGCACGAACGTATCC CACCAGCCATCTGGAAACTCAGTAATCCGGAAGCCTGTTTCCTATTCCCTCAAATGCGCATCATCACACTCGAGGACGAGGACGTTTTCAAGAAGGCCGTCCGACCACCCTTTCACCGATTTGACGCCTACCAGTTCGAGGAGGTACGAGTTATTATTGTCGATCTGATGGCAGGTGTCGTCACATACAAGGTCCGCGCTGTGCGCGGAAAGAAAGAATACACTGCCTCGGGCTCGACGACTTGGAGTCAAGGATCGGATGGAGAGTGGACGCTGGCTTGTCATCAAGAAACTCTGATGTGA
- a CDS encoding Major facilitator superfamily domain, general substrate transporter encodes MDGVVTVAVGVGTSGGPLVADVLLDVGGYWVAWSSVLFVNAVNVILCLMLERSRDTSGPVHADRAGQDLERPALLSPLHDPEQVSSLAVSETTGMQFYLCVCGHGHVVGVVVSSFCYAVLTASFEITLSLQGPAVSFSVAVG; translated from the exons ATGGATGGGGTTGTGACCGTTGCCGTGGGCGTAGGAACATCGGGCGGACCTCTTGTGGCTGATGTTCTACTCGATGTAGGTGGGTACTGGGTGGCTTGGTCGAGTGTACTTTTCGTCAATGCGGTTAATGTCATCCTGTGTCTGATGCTAGAGCGGTCGCGTGACACCAGTGGACCTGTTCACGCGGATCGGGCCGGGCAGGATCTAGAGAGGCCGGCACTTTTGTCACCATTGCATGACCCGGAACAGGTAAGCAGTCTAGCCGTATCCGAGACAACAGGTATGCAATTCTATCTCTGCGTGTGTGGCCACGGTCATGTCGTTGGTGTTGTGGTTAGTTCTTTCTGCTACGCCGTCCTCACCGCCAGCTTTGAGATCACACTTTCCCTCCAG GGCCCCGCGGTGTCCTTTAGCGTCGCTGTCGGCTGA
- a CDS encoding Salicylate hydroxylase: MEPIRPPQDIAIIGAGIAGIACALSISRELSPFVPNLKITVYERHDVLSTSGGAINLTPVAQRHLAQLGVLEELDRMGSEGGADVDAIELFSMRSGRSIGSINFTDNQGKGFGGYKGRRVMRIALSVAMLTVAERTQNVEIVFGKKVIRGEELEDRAVVHFQDGTAAGADLIIGCDGVNSAVRTRFVDVDRPAEYTGLSFLQATIDSNSLSSRPHFRTSSLNISRHGSMLASYCDREGEQIFAAAIVQFSQEALSRYRLEPGQDWATKNKIRCALREEIRDRFGKCVIPCIKEMVESKAEWMLYPVFQVPPGGRWCMNRVILLGDAAHAMPPRDESAAYALDDAILFSRILASYRSEPLTEVFDAYETLRRETINHAFKESRRMWERNREMGFFEGRIKEWMMAFHLKSNENAREAAWAFDATKMALPTPAPSEDLVSLDSFLREKTL, encoded by the exons ATGGAGCCAATTCGCCCTCCCCAGGATATCGCCATCATCGGTGCTGGTATCGCTGGCATCGCGTGTGCATTGTCCATCTCCCGCGAACTCTCTCCCTTTGTCCCGAACCTGAAAATTACCGTTTATGAGCGACATGATGTATTATCAACCTCAGGTGGTGCTATCAATTTGACGCCCGTCGCCCAGCGGCATCTTGCCCAGCTGGGTGTGCTCGAAGAATTGGACCGAATGGGTTCCGAGGGTGGTGCCGATGTCGACGCCATTGAACTCTTCTCCATGCGGTCGGGCCGTTCGATCGGTTCCATCAACTTCACAGACAACCAGGGAAAAGGATTTGGCGGATACAAAGGCCGAAGAGTCATGCGGATTGCGCTGTCTGTAGCCATGTTGACCGTGGCGGAGCGGACTCAAAATGTAGAGATTGTTTTCGGCAAAAAAGTGATCCGTGGTGAGGAACTCGAGGATCGAGCCGTCGTGCATTTCCAGGACGGCACAGCGGCAGGCGCAGACTTGATCATTGGCTGCGATGGCGTCAACTCCGCGGTCCGGACCCGGTTTGTGGATGTCGATCGCCCTGCTGAGTACACGGGGCTGTCGTTTTTACAGGCCACGATTGACTCGAATTCACTTTCATCGCGTCCTCACTTCCGCACATCCTCGCTCAATATTTCCCGTCATGGCTCAATGCTGGCTAGCTACTGTGACCGTGAGGGCGAACAGATCTTTGCTGCTGCTATCGTCCAATTCAGTCAGGAAGCGCTCAGCCGCTATCGACTGGAGCCCGGTCAAGATTGGGCCACCAAGAACAAGATCCGCTGCGCCCTTCGCGAGGAGATAAGAGACCGTTTTGGCAAATGTGTCATTCCCTGTATCAAAGAAATGGTTGAGAGTAAAGCAGAGTGGATGCTTTATCCTGTCTTTCAAGTTCCCCCTGGAGGGCGTTGGTGCATGAACCGAGTTATTCTACTGGGCGATGCAGCACATGCG ATGCCCCCACGAGATGAATCAGCTGCATACGCACTAGATGACGCAATCTTATTCTCTCGAATTCTGGCAAGCTATCGTTCGGAGCCCTTGACGGAGGTTTTTGATGCCTATGAGACTCTTCGTCGTGAAACGATCAACCATGCCTTCAAAGAGTCCCGTCGTATGTGGGAACGGAACCGCGAGATGGGATTCTTCGAGGGCAGGATAAAAGAGTGGATGATGGCTTTCCATCTCAAAAGCAACGAAAACGCACGTGAGGCCGCGTGGGCCTTTGACGCAACTAAGATGGCCCTCCCCACACCGGCACCCAGTGAAGACTTGGTTTCATTGGATTCATTTTTGAGAGAGAAGACCCTATGA
- a CDS encoding Pectin lyase fold/virulence factor, which yields MAPFKIMAVSLLGCLSSLALGAPTATSYLGKRGNIDDVATGYASQNGGTKGGAGGTTTTVSSYAAFTAAVTGNDAKVIIVDGTITEAAKQVRVGSNTSIIGKDSKAILSGFGLLVKGETNVIIRNLGVQKVLAENGDAIGVQKSTNVWIDHCDVSSDIEHDKDYYDGLIDITHASDFVTVSNTFIHDHWKASLIGHSDSNSKEDTGHLHVTQNNNYWYNIHSRGPSFRFGTGHVYNSYYENVSDGINTRQGAQLLVESNTFVGSKKPLYSTNSGYAVANDNDFGSGKNVAAAGTLKSVPYGYNLLGSAKVKAAVVGTAGQTLVF from the exons ATGGCTCCTTTTAAAATCATGGCCGTTTCTCTGCTTGGCTGCTTGTCCAGCCTTGCACTGGGAGCCCCTACTGCAACTAGCTATCTGGGAAAGCGCGGAAACATCGATGAT GTCGCTACTGGTTATGCCAGCCAGAATGGAGGCACCAAGGGGGGTGCTGGTGGCACTACCACCACAGTCTCGTCGTATGCTGCTTTCACGGCTGCAGTCACGGGCAATGATGCCAAGGTTATCATTGTGGATGGCACCATCACGGAGGCAGCCAAGCAAGTTCGTGTTGGAAGTAACACTAGCATCATCGGCAAGGACTCCAAGGCCATTTTGAGCGGCTTCGGCCT TCTGGTCAAGGGAGAGACCAACGTCATTATCCGGAATCTCGGTGTACAGAAGGTGCTTGCCGAGAACGGTGATGCCATTGGTGTTC AAAAATCAACCAATGTGTGGATTGACCACTGTGACGTCTCATCCGACATCGAACACGACAAGGACTACTACGATGGACTCATCGAT ATTACCCACGCTTCCGACTTCGTCACTGTTTCCAACACCTTCATTCACGACCACTGGAAAGCCTCCCTGATCGGACACTCCGACAGCAATAGCAAGGAGGATACCGGTCACTTGCATGTCACCCAGAACAACAACTACTGGTACAACATCCACTCGCGTGGTCCTTCCTTCCGTTTCGGCACTGGCCATGTCTACAACAGTTACTACGAGAACGTCTCCGACGGCATCAACACCCGCCAAGGCGCCCAGCTTCTGGTGGAGTCCAACACCTTTGTCGGCAGCAAGAAGCCCCTCTACTCTACTAACTCTGGCTATGCTGTGGCCAATGACAACGACTTTGGTAGCGGAAAGAACGTTGCTGCGGCTGGAACCCTGAAGTCGGTTCCCTACGGCTACAACCTGCTTGGCTCAGCCAAGGTCAAGGCAGCAGTGGTTGGCACTGCTGGTCAGACACTTGTTTTCTAA
- a CDS encoding Oxidoreductase, 2OG-Fe(II) oxygenase family, putative, translating to MTDTFSSVPIVDFARLNDPVTKNEELSNLREAIFVVGFLYLTNTGLESLIHHTHKYLPKLFALSTAAKEKCNMINSPSFLGYTRLGAETTAAKTDLREQFDFGTPGVKPWTEQDPFWQRLEGPNQYPDYPAAQDLVDAYIAKTDSLAQAFVRLVAECLSLPRKTFDGFRGNMSRLKFVKYPPARQNSQGVGPHKDSAGLFTFLSQDNTGGLQVLNKNGEWIDVPPLEGSLVVNIQQGFEAITGGICAATTHRVIAPTSQTRYSIPFFQGVRLDLTLDQLKESAAHIVERIPVSDDQKKRAVDVPSEFLSPLYSCFGEAHLRNRILSHPDVGQRWYSELYAKYSQQVLK from the exons ATGACAGACACATTTTCATCCGTGCCGATCGTCGACTTCGCTCGGCTGAACGACCCTGTGACGAAAAATGAGGAGCTTTCAAATCTGCGTGAAGCCATCTTTGTCGTTGGCTTCCTATATTTGACCAACACGGGATTGGAG AGCCTAATCCATCATACCCATAAATATCTACCCAAACTATTTGCCCTGTCGACAGCGGCCAAGGAGAAATGTAATATGATTAACTCGCCATCGTTTCTTGGCTATACTCGGCTCGGTGCCGAGACCACTGCGGCAAAAACAGATCTCCGCGAG CAATTTGACTTTGGCACCCCTGGCGTGAAACCCTGGACAGAACAGGACCCGTTTTGGCAACGGCTTGAAGGGCCTAATCAG TATCCAGATTACCCTGCGGCTCAAGACCTGGTCGACGCATATATCGCGAAGACTGATAGCCTGGCGCAAGCATTCGTACGCCTCGTCGCAGAATGCTTGTCCCTCCCACGGAAGACATTCGATGGGTTCAGGGGCAATATGAGCCGACTCAAGTTTGTCAAATACCCACCCGCCCGGCAAAACTCCCAAGGTGTTGGCCCTCACAAGGACTCAGCCGGTCTTTTTACCTTCCTGTCCCAGGATAATACAGGAGGACTACAGGTACTCAATAAGAATGGAGAATGGATCGATGTACCTCCCCTTGAGGGGAGTCTAGTTGTGAATATCCAACAGGGATTCGAAGCAATTACTGGAGGCATTTGCGCGGCTACGACACATCGAGTTATC GCGCCCACTTCTCAAACGCGTTATAGCATCCCGTTCTTCCAGGGTGTGAGACTAGACTTGACGTTAGATCAGCTGAAGGAATCCGCTGCCCACATCGTGGAGCGAATTCCAGTCTCTGACGACCAGAAGAAGCGGGCGGTTGATGTGCCGAGTGAATTTCTTTCTCCCCTATATTCTTGC TTCGGCGAGGCTCACTTGAGAAATCGTATCCTAAGCCATCCGGATGTGGGCCAGCGGTGGTATTCGGAGCTATATGCCAAGTATTCTCAGCAGGTCCTCAAATAA